The following are encoded together in the Juglans microcarpa x Juglans regia isolate MS1-56 chromosome 2D, Jm3101_v1.0, whole genome shotgun sequence genome:
- the LOC121248083 gene encoding LOW QUALITY PROTEIN: indole-3-pyruvate monooxygenase YUCCA2-like (The sequence of the model RefSeq protein was modified relative to this genomic sequence to represent the inferred CDS: inserted 1 base in 1 codon) has product MDYLKELEGKRVHDHLDEKTAKPRCIWVPGPVIVGAGPSGLAVAACLKQRGVPSLIIERADCLASLWQHKTYDRLRLHLPKQFCELPLMPFPKNFPTYPTKQQFVSYLKAYADRFNITPVFNKTVVSAEFEQLGSFWRVRTTGLKSEEAEYACKWLIVATGENAENIIPQIEGMNEFGGPILHTSAYKSGXMFSGNSVLVVGCGNSGMEVCLDLCNFSARPSLVVRDSVHVLPQEMLGRSTFGLSMWLLRWLPMRLVDQFLLLMSHLMLGDTAQVGLNRPKPGPLELKNKSGKTPVLDVGTLAKIKTGQIKVFKAIKRFRHHAVEFVDGKVENFDAIILATGYKSNVPSWLKESDMFSEKDGLPRESFPNGWKGGCGLYAVGFTKRGLLGTSFDARKIAEDIELRWKAEATHLTSFPRATPPPPRL; this is encoded by the exons ATGGACTACTTAAAAGAATTGGAAGGCAAGCGAGTCCATGATCATCTTGATGAGAAGACGGCCAAACCAAGGTGTATATGGGTGCCAGGGCCAGTCATAGTTGGGGCTGGCCCTTCAGGTTTAGCTGTGGCAGCTTGTCTTAAGCAAAGAGGTGTTCCCAGCTTAATCATCGAGAGAGCTGATTGCCTAGCTTCCTTATGGCAGCATAAGACATATGATCGTCTCCGCCTTCATCTTCCAAAGCAATTCTGTGAGCTTCCACTCATGCCATTCCCCAAGAATTTCCCCACCTATCCAACTAAACAACAGTTTGTGTCCTATTTGAAGGCCTACGCAGACCGTTTTAACATAACACCTGTGTTCAACAAAACAGTGGTGAGCGCAGAGTTCGAACAACTTGGCTCATTTTGGAGGGTTAGGACCACAGGCTTGAAAAGTGAAGAAGCAGAGTACGCGTGCAAATGGCTGATAGTTGCAACAGGAGAGAATGCCGAGAATATTATACCGCAAATTGAGGGTATGAATGAATTCGGTGGGCCTATTTTGCACACAAGCGCGTACAAGAGCG ATATGTTTAGTGGAAATAGTGTTTTGGTGGTTGGATGTGGGAACTCAGGCATGGAGGTCTGCTTGGATCTCTGCAACTTCAGTGCTCGACCTTCCCTTGTTGTTAGAGATTCG GTGCATGTTTTGCCCCAAGAGATGCTGGGAAGATCAACTTTCGGATTGTCCATGTGGTTGCTCAGGTGGCTCCCCATGCGCCTTGTGGATCAATTCTTACTTCTGATGTCACACTTGATGCTAGGGGACACAGCTCAAGTTGGACTAAATCGCCCAAAGCCTGGCCCTCTTGAGCTCAAGAACAAGTCTGGCAAGACACCCGTCTTGGATGTTGGAACACTTGCTAAGATCAAAACTGGACAAATCAAG GTATTCAAAGCAATAAAGCGATTCAGGCACCATGCTGTGGagtttgttgatgggaaagtAGAAAATTTCGATGCTATCATTCTAGCCACGGGTTACAAAAGTAATGTACCATCTTGGTTAAAG GAGAGTGATATGTTTTCCGAGAAAGATGGGTTACCTCGGGAATCATTCCCGAATGGATGGAAAGGCGGATGTGGGCTGTACGCTGTGGGCTTTACCAAACGTGGCCTGCTAGGCACGTCTTTCGATGCCAGGAAAATTGCAGAAGATATAGAGCTCCGCTGGAAAGCTGAGGCCACCCATCTTACGTCTTTCCCTCGCgcaacaccaccaccaccacgatTATGA